The following proteins are co-located in the Sphingomonas panacis genome:
- a CDS encoding UDP-glucose dehydrogenase family protein has translation MKVTMIGSGYVGLVSGACFADFGHDVVCVDKDAAKIAALEAGRIPIFEPGLDQLVASNVAAGRLSFTTDIAAGVSGADAVFIAVGTPSRRGDGHADLSYVYAAAVEIAQAITGFTVIVDKSTVPVGTGDEVERIVREANPDADFAVVSNPEFLREGAAIDDFKRPDRIVIGGDDPRALEVMRQVYRPLYLNRSPIVEMSRRGAELTKYAANAFLAVKITFINEIADLCEKAGADVQEVARGIGLDNRIGAKFLHAGPGYGGSCFPKDTLALLKTSQDYDAPQRIVEAVVAVNDNRKRAMGRKVIAAMGGDVRGKTVAVLGLTFKPNTDDMRDSPAISVIQTLQDAGATVRAYDPEGMEQAKRVLSEVDYCGNAYETMEGADALVIVTEWDAFRALDLERVKGLLSQPILVDLRNIYPRDMVEAAGFAYTGVGR, from the coding sequence ATGAAGGTCACGATGATCGGTTCAGGCTATGTCGGCCTGGTATCGGGAGCCTGTTTCGCCGATTTCGGGCATGACGTGGTGTGCGTCGACAAGGACGCGGCGAAGATCGCTGCGCTCGAAGCGGGGCGAATCCCGATCTTCGAGCCGGGGCTCGACCAGCTCGTCGCCAGCAACGTCGCGGCCGGGCGGCTGTCGTTCACCACCGATATCGCGGCGGGCGTGAGCGGCGCCGACGCGGTGTTCATCGCGGTCGGCACGCCGTCGCGGCGTGGCGATGGCCATGCCGATCTGTCCTATGTCTATGCCGCCGCCGTCGAGATCGCGCAGGCGATCACCGGCTTCACCGTCATCGTCGACAAATCGACCGTGCCGGTCGGCACGGGCGACGAAGTCGAGCGGATCGTGCGCGAAGCCAATCCCGACGCCGATTTCGCGGTCGTCTCCAACCCCGAGTTCCTGCGCGAAGGCGCCGCGATCGACGATTTCAAGCGGCCCGACCGGATCGTGATCGGCGGTGACGATCCGCGCGCGCTGGAGGTGATGCGGCAGGTGTATCGCCCGCTGTATCTCAACCGCTCGCCGATCGTGGAGATGAGCCGGCGTGGCGCCGAGCTGACCAAATATGCCGCGAATGCCTTCCTCGCAGTGAAGATCACCTTCATCAACGAGATCGCCGATCTGTGCGAGAAGGCCGGCGCCGACGTGCAGGAGGTCGCGCGCGGCATCGGTCTCGACAACCGGATCGGCGCGAAGTTCCTCCATGCCGGGCCGGGCTATGGCGGTTCGTGCTTCCCGAAGGATACTTTGGCCTTGCTCAAGACCAGCCAGGATTACGACGCGCCGCAGCGGATCGTCGAGGCGGTGGTTGCCGTCAACGACAACCGCAAGCGCGCGATGGGGCGCAAGGTGATCGCGGCGATGGGGGGCGACGTGCGCGGCAAGACGGTCGCGGTGCTCGGCCTCACCTTCAAGCCCAATACCGACGACATGCGCGATTCGCCCGCCATCTCGGTTATCCAGACCTTGCAGGATGCCGGCGCGACGGTACGCGCCTATGATCCCGAGGGGATGGAACAGGCGAAACGGGTGCTGAGCGAAGTGGACTATTGCGGCAATGCCTATGAGACGATGGAGGGGGCCGATGCGCTCGTCATCGTCACCGAATGGGATGCGTTCCGCGCGCTCGATCTGGAGCGGGTGAAGGGGCTGTTGTCGCAGCCGATCCTGGTCGATCTGCGCAACATCTATCCGCGCGACATGGTCGAGGCAGCAGGCTTCGCCTACACGGGGGTGGGCCGGTGA
- a CDS encoding SDR family NAD(P)-dependent oxidoreductase encodes MSRTDPVLVTGAAGFIGHATAHALLARGERVIGVDIVNDYYDPALKAARLATFEGVETFSFHKLDIADAAAIAALVRDNAVKRIVHLAAQAGVRYSIENPFAYERSNLAGHLSLLEASRHAPDFEHLVYASSSSVYGDKPMGGAGFTEDEPAIDPVSLYAATKRACELMSQSYARLYGFPQTGLRFFTVYGPWGRPDMAYFGFTQKILKGDAIEVYGEGKMARDFTYIDDVVDGIIGALDHPPATDGHRILNIGDSRPVGLMEMIEALEAALGQTARKIMRPMQPGDVTATYADVSKLHALTGYHPQVMLEDGLKRFADWYRAFYAVPE; translated from the coding sequence GTGAGCCGTACCGATCCAGTGCTCGTCACCGGCGCCGCCGGCTTCATCGGTCACGCCACCGCACATGCCTTGCTCGCCCGCGGCGAGCGCGTGATCGGCGTCGATATCGTCAACGATTATTATGATCCGGCGTTGAAAGCGGCGCGGCTGGCGACGTTCGAGGGGGTGGAAACCTTCAGCTTCCACAAGCTCGACATCGCCGATGCCGCCGCGATCGCCGCGCTGGTGCGCGACAACGCGGTGAAGCGGATCGTCCACCTCGCCGCGCAGGCGGGGGTTCGCTACAGCATCGAGAACCCGTTCGCCTACGAACGCTCGAACCTCGCCGGGCATCTGTCGCTGCTCGAGGCGAGCCGGCACGCGCCCGATTTCGAGCATCTCGTCTATGCCTCATCCTCGTCGGTCTATGGCGACAAGCCGATGGGCGGGGCGGGCTTCACCGAGGACGAGCCGGCGATCGATCCGGTCTCGCTCTACGCCGCCACCAAGCGCGCGTGCGAATTGATGAGCCAGAGCTATGCCAGGCTCTACGGCTTTCCGCAGACGGGGTTGCGCTTCTTCACCGTCTATGGCCCGTGGGGCCGGCCCGACATGGCCTATTTCGGCTTCACGCAGAAGATCCTCAAGGGCGATGCCATCGAGGTGTATGGCGAGGGCAAGATGGCGCGAGACTTCACCTATATCGACGACGTCGTCGACGGCATCATCGGCGCGCTCGATCATCCGCCGGCCACGGACGGGCACCGCATCTTGAACATCGGTGACAGCCGCCCGGTCGGGCTGATGGAGATGATCGAAGCGCTTGAGGCCGCGCTCGGCCAGACCGCGCGGAAGATCATGCGGCCGATGCAGCCCGGCGACGTGACCGCGACCTATGCCGACGTGTCCAAGCTGCATGCGTTGACCGGCTATCATCCGCAGGTGATGCTGGAGGATGGGCTGAAGCGCTTCGCCGACTGGTATCGCGCGTTCTATGCGGTGCCGGAATAA
- a CDS encoding LacI family DNA-binding transcriptional regulator has translation MEKTGQPTINDVARIAGVSKKTVSRVINRSPLLNEDTRKRVEEVIGDLGYIPNPQARALALGRNFLIGLLHDNPNAQTVMNVQQGMLEALYDTEFEMIVRPLDRGSLTMLEDLRHFLERQRLFGVLLMPPISENDAIAKLCADIGCRYVRMGSAELDSNEHMVASNDREAVRDATRYLIDLGHRRIGLVSGPHGFRSARERRLGFEDALRDAGIALPRSMIADGDYRFESGLVAADRLLDVVPRPTAIFSCNDEMAAGVIHAACQRGLTVPRDLSVIGFDDTPIAAHMWPPLTTVRWPIATMARSAALKLIAGVTAHEADAAVSEPSLFRSTLIRRASVSAPAAE, from the coding sequence ATGGAGAAGACCGGCCAGCCCACCATCAACGATGTCGCGCGGATCGCCGGCGTGTCGAAAAAGACCGTCAGCCGCGTCATCAACCGCTCCCCCCTGCTCAACGAGGATACCCGCAAGCGCGTCGAGGAGGTGATCGGCGACCTCGGCTACATCCCCAACCCGCAGGCGCGCGCGCTGGCGCTGGGACGCAATTTCCTGATCGGCCTCCTCCACGACAACCCCAACGCGCAGACCGTGATGAACGTGCAGCAGGGTATGCTCGAAGCCTTGTACGATACCGAGTTCGAGATGATCGTGCGCCCGCTCGACCGTGGCTCGCTGACCATGCTCGAGGATCTGCGCCATTTCCTCGAACGCCAGCGGCTGTTCGGCGTGTTGCTGATGCCGCCGATCAGCGAGAATGACGCGATCGCCAAATTATGTGCCGATATCGGCTGCCGCTATGTGCGGATGGGGTCGGCCGAACTCGACAGCAACGAGCATATGGTCGCCTCGAACGATCGCGAAGCGGTGCGTGACGCGACTCGCTATCTGATCGATCTGGGGCACCGGCGCATCGGGCTGGTGTCCGGCCCGCACGGCTTTCGCTCGGCGCGTGAACGCCGGCTCGGCTTCGAGGATGCGCTGCGCGACGCCGGTATCGCGCTCCCGCGCAGCATGATCGCGGACGGCGACTATCGTTTCGAATCCGGGCTGGTCGCCGCCGACCGGCTGCTCGATGTCGTGCCGCGCCCGACCGCGATCTTCTCGTGCAACGACGAGATGGCGGCGGGCGTCATCCACGCCGCCTGCCAGCGCGGCCTCACCGTGCCGCGCGACCTTTCGGTGATCGGGTTCGACGATACGCCGATCGCCGCGCATATGTGGCCACCGCTGACGACGGTGCGCTGGCCGATTGCGACGATGGCGCGCTCGGCGGCGCTCAAGCTGATCGCGGGCGTGACCGCGCACGAAGCCGATGCGGCGGTGAGCGAACCGTCGCTGTTCCGCTCGACCCTGATCCGCCGCGCCTCGGTCTCGGCACCCGCAGCGGAGTGA
- a CDS encoding 2-keto-4-pentenoate hydratase — MTPENNAERIARSFTDARRAGVALPEFPGRFPDSLAQAYAVQDRAIALSDARIAGWKVGKISPPFDGVDRLAGPIFADHVVPASDNLAMPIFAQGFGAAEAEFLLRIGTAPDPGKTRYTTEEATALIDAVHVGIEIASSPFPGINDHGPTVTVSDFGNNNGLIVGAAIEDWRDVDLDALPVELWINDALIGSATTATMLDGPFGAARFLFELLAARGIPVEAGQWISTGAVTGVHPVAVGDRVRARFGGRLAVESMIVAR; from the coding sequence GTGACGCCGGAGAACAATGCAGAGCGGATCGCGCGATCGTTCACGGATGCGCGCCGCGCCGGCGTGGCCCTGCCGGAGTTCCCCGGCCGCTTTCCGGACTCGCTGGCGCAGGCTTATGCGGTGCAGGACCGCGCGATCGCGCTGTCGGATGCGCGGATCGCGGGATGGAAGGTCGGCAAGATCAGCCCGCCGTTCGACGGAGTCGATCGGCTCGCCGGCCCGATCTTCGCCGACCATGTCGTGCCGGCGAGCGACAACCTCGCCATGCCGATCTTCGCGCAAGGGTTCGGCGCCGCCGAAGCCGAGTTCCTGCTCCGCATCGGCACCGCGCCCGACCCGGGCAAGACACGCTACACGACCGAGGAGGCGACCGCGCTGATCGACGCGGTGCATGTCGGCATCGAAATCGCGAGTTCGCCGTTTCCGGGCATCAACGATCACGGCCCGACCGTCACCGTGTCCGATTTCGGCAACAACAACGGGCTTATCGTGGGCGCGGCGATCGAGGATTGGCGCGACGTGGATCTCGACGCATTGCCGGTGGAGCTGTGGATCAACGACGCGCTGATCGGCAGCGCGACGACCGCGACGATGCTCGACGGCCCGTTCGGCGCGGCGCGGTTCCTGTTCGAGCTGCTCGCGGCGCGCGGTATCCCGGTTGAGGCGGGGCAATGGATTTCGACCGGCGCGGTTACCGGTGTCCATCCCGTCGCCGTGGGGGACCGGGTGCGCGCCCGGTTCGGCGGACGGCTGGCTGTCGAGAGCATGATCGTCGCGCGGTAG
- a CDS encoding SDR family oxidoreductase: MTDETTRRAMLKGAAAAGAGLAAAPALAQAGRTAPDPKTKFRSEPFPEQKQAWPALQRDMKPVPDCGEASYRGSGRLAGRKALVTGGDSGIGRAAVIAFAREGADVAINYYPTEEPDAQDVAKLLRGEGRKVVLIPGDLTDAAFCDGLPGKAAKALGGLDIVVNNAAYQQSKASIAEITPEQFDRTMKTNVYAMFHITKAAVPLMKPGACFINTASVNSVDPGEELLDYATTKGAIMVFTKGLAKQLGPKGIRVNAVAPGPVWTPLQVAGGQLPGKMGEFGQDTPLGRAGQPAELASLYVTLAESGTSFTSGSVFGANGGTGVI; this comes from the coding sequence ATGACCGACGAGACCACCCGCCGCGCGATGCTAAAAGGGGCGGCTGCAGCCGGCGCCGGACTTGCCGCCGCGCCCGCACTCGCGCAAGCCGGCCGCACCGCGCCCGACCCCAAGACCAAGTTCCGCAGCGAGCCGTTCCCCGAGCAGAAGCAGGCGTGGCCGGCGCTCCAGCGCGACATGAAGCCGGTGCCCGATTGCGGCGAGGCGAGCTATCGCGGCAGCGGGCGGCTCGCCGGGCGCAAGGCGCTGGTGACGGGCGGGGATTCCGGCATCGGCCGCGCGGCGGTGATCGCCTTTGCGCGCGAAGGCGCCGATGTCGCGATCAATTATTATCCGACCGAGGAGCCGGATGCGCAGGATGTCGCCAAGCTGCTGCGCGGCGAAGGCCGCAAGGTGGTGCTGATCCCCGGCGACCTCACCGACGCGGCGTTCTGCGACGGACTGCCGGGCAAGGCGGCGAAGGCGCTGGGCGGGCTCGACATCGTCGTCAACAACGCCGCCTATCAGCAATCCAAGGCGTCGATCGCCGAGATCACGCCCGAGCAGTTCGACCGCACGATGAAGACTAACGTCTATGCGATGTTCCACATCACCAAGGCGGCGGTGCCGCTGATGAAGCCGGGCGCGTGCTTCATCAACACCGCCTCGGTCAATTCGGTCGATCCGGGCGAGGAACTGCTCGATTATGCGACCACCAAGGGCGCGATCATGGTCTTTACCAAGGGGCTGGCCAAGCAACTCGGCCCCAAGGGCATCCGCGTCAACGCGGTCGCGCCGGGGCCAGTGTGGACGCCGCTTCAGGTCGCCGGTGGGCAGTTGCCGGGCAAGATGGGCGAGTTCGGGCAAGACACGCCGCTCGGCCGCGCCGGCCAGCCCGCCGAACTCGCGTCGCTCTACGTCACGCTGGCGGAGAGCGGCACCAGCTTCACCTCGGGCAGCGTGTTCGGCGCGAACGGCGGCACCGGGGTGATCTGA
- a CDS encoding shikimate 5-dehydrogenase gives MTKPMVGRDTKVCMSLAARPGTFGSRFQNRLYEMLGLDFVYKAFTTTDLPAAVGGIRALGIRGSAISMPFKEAVIPLLDGLEASAAAIDSVNTIVNDDGRLTGYNTDYSAVRTLLEESGLEADTRFLLRGSGGMAKAVAAALRDAGFTTGTIVARNTAAGRALAETYGFAWRAEIGDEGAPLLVNVTPLGMAGADADALAFPPAMISACTAAFDVVALPAETPFLKAAAAAGKQRITGTDVAKLQALEQFVLYTGVTPAPDQVEAAAAFARGETD, from the coding sequence ATGACCAAGCCGATGGTTGGGCGCGACACCAAAGTGTGCATGTCGCTGGCGGCGCGGCCGGGCACGTTCGGATCGCGCTTCCAGAACCGCCTCTACGAAATGCTCGGGCTGGATTTCGTCTACAAGGCGTTCACCACCACCGATCTGCCCGCTGCCGTCGGCGGCATCCGTGCACTCGGGATACGCGGCTCGGCGATCTCGATGCCGTTCAAGGAAGCGGTGATCCCGCTGCTCGACGGCCTCGAAGCCTCCGCCGCGGCGATCGACAGCGTCAACACGATCGTCAACGATGACGGCCGGCTGACCGGCTACAACACCGATTATAGTGCCGTGCGGACTCTGCTGGAGGAAAGTGGTCTGGAAGCCGACACGCGGTTCCTGCTGCGCGGATCGGGCGGGATGGCGAAGGCGGTCGCCGCCGCCTTGCGCGATGCCGGTTTCACCACCGGCACGATCGTCGCGCGCAATACAGCCGCCGGGCGCGCGCTCGCCGAGACCTATGGCTTCGCGTGGCGCGCCGAGATCGGCGACGAGGGCGCGCCGCTGCTCGTCAACGTCACCCCGCTCGGGATGGCGGGCGCCGATGCCGACGCCCTCGCCTTTCCACCGGCGATGATCTCGGCCTGCACCGCCGCGTTCGACGTGGTCGCGCTGCCGGCGGAGACGCCCTTCCTCAAGGCCGCAGCGGCGGCGGGCAAGCAGCGCATCACCGGCACCGACGTCGCCAAGCTTCAGGCACTCGAACAGTTCGTGCTCTACACCGGCGTCACGCCCGCGCCGGATCAGGTCGAGGCCGCCGCAGCTTTCGCGCGTGGTGAAACCGACTGA
- a CDS encoding TonB-dependent receptor domain-containing protein, translated as MATALAVSGMVCAHGAAAREARYRVTVARGDLAAGLETLGAQTGMSFGWDGALPRTSAAAVAGQMTARAALDRLLRGTGLHAVRAGPTTFRLVRTGPGGAPRTDIPETMPDVIVTARKQPEALSTVAAPVATWVPGADPAESSKDTHGVAASVEGMVVTHAGTGHDRAFMRGIADSPFNGFSQATVSVQLNDARITYDAAEPGLSLIDIARVEVLKGPQGPLYGTGSLGGVYRIVTNPPVLGSVAGSAGAAFTAIQHGGVGASSEATFNLPVIDDRAAIRLVGYASVMPGWVNVAGAARGTNRSETYGGRVSLRIVPVSGWMIDVVATQQATGARDSAYVDLNDKDLTRHVAFLEPRDGRVRVVEGKIAGQIGAAQLVLVTGYTRQDQGETYDASASAVALGLPRGSLANYQDTRAYSVFDQEVRLSAPPGQIFNWVVGASYLSATTAADGELSQPGRPLRPIFALSRQATEIALFADTSFPLFDRLRASLGARAFRATTEDSRRERRKLQADAKATFGLTPSASLAYSFARNQLVFLRFGSAFRSGGLDSTNTVTGRYAADKVRTLELGGRLRVGDRLSVEADLFRSVWTHLQSDYLEANGLTATHNVGDAVIPGAELAVEWRAMSAWHIKGGATWQRPRLDRAMNGKHLIKDARLPVVPDLSARLEIRRDFTAGAWRISPYAAANYTGASRLSFDAGLDRHMPGYGLVRTGVAAVSDALTVRLDIDNMFDARADTFAFGNPFSVRTTPQFTPARPRAITVSVSHHF; from the coding sequence TTGGCGACCGCACTGGCGGTTAGCGGCATGGTCTGCGCGCACGGCGCAGCCGCGCGCGAGGCACGCTACCGGGTCACCGTGGCACGCGGCGATCTCGCCGCCGGGCTGGAAACGCTGGGCGCACAGACCGGCATGTCGTTCGGCTGGGACGGCGCGTTGCCGCGCACGTCCGCCGCCGCTGTCGCCGGACAGATGACCGCGCGCGCCGCGCTCGACCGGCTGTTGCGCGGTACCGGCCTCCACGCGGTTCGCGCCGGACCGACCACGTTCCGGCTCGTCCGGACCGGCCCCGGCGGTGCGCCGCGCACCGACATCCCCGAGACGATGCCCGACGTGATCGTCACCGCGCGCAAACAGCCCGAGGCCTTGTCGACCGTCGCCGCGCCGGTCGCGACCTGGGTGCCGGGCGCGGACCCGGCCGAGTCGAGCAAAGATACGCACGGCGTCGCGGCAAGCGTCGAGGGCATGGTCGTCACGCATGCCGGCACCGGCCACGACCGCGCCTTCATGCGCGGCATCGCCGACAGCCCGTTCAACGGCTTCAGCCAGGCGACCGTCAGCGTCCAGCTCAACGACGCGCGCATCACCTACGACGCCGCCGAACCGGGGCTGAGCCTGATCGACATCGCCCGCGTCGAGGTGTTGAAGGGGCCGCAGGGGCCGCTCTACGGCACCGGGTCGCTCGGTGGGGTATACCGCATCGTCACCAATCCGCCGGTGCTCGGCTCGGTGGCGGGGTCGGCGGGGGCGGCCTTCACCGCGATCCAGCACGGCGGCGTCGGCGCGTCTTCCGAAGCGACCTTCAACCTGCCGGTGATCGATGACCGTGCCGCGATCCGGCTGGTCGGCTATGCCTCGGTCATGCCCGGCTGGGTGAATGTGGCGGGGGCGGCGCGCGGCACCAACCGCAGCGAAACCTATGGCGGCCGCGTGTCGCTGCGCATCGTGCCCGTGTCCGGCTGGATGATCGACGTCGTCGCGACCCAGCAGGCGACGGGCGCGCGCGACAGCGCCTATGTCGATCTGAACGACAAGGACCTCACCCGCCACGTCGCCTTCCTTGAGCCGCGCGACGGGCGCGTGCGCGTGGTGGAGGGCAAGATCGCCGGACAGATCGGCGCGGCGCAACTCGTGCTCGTCACCGGCTATACGCGGCAGGACCAAGGCGAGACCTATGACGCCTCGGCATCGGCGGTGGCGTTGGGCCTGCCGCGCGGATCTCTGGCTAACTATCAGGACACCCGCGCCTACAGCGTGTTCGATCAGGAGGTGCGGCTCTCCGCACCGCCGGGACAGATTTTCAACTGGGTGGTCGGCGCGTCCTATCTTTCGGCGACCACCGCCGCCGATGGCGAACTGTCGCAGCCGGGGCGGCCGCTACGCCCGATCTTCGCGCTGTCGCGCCAGGCGACCGAGATTGCGTTGTTCGCCGACACCTCCTTTCCGCTGTTCGATCGGCTGCGCGCGTCGCTGGGCGCGCGCGCCTTCCGCGCCACCACCGAGGACAGCCGGCGCGAGCGGCGCAAGCTTCAGGCTGACGCCAAAGCGACGTTCGGCCTCACCCCCAGCGCATCGCTGGCCTATAGTTTCGCACGCAACCAGCTCGTGTTCCTGCGCTTCGGTTCGGCGTTCCGGTCGGGCGGGCTCGATTCGACCAACACCGTCACGGGGCGCTACGCCGCCGACAAGGTTCGCACCCTCGAACTCGGCGGGCGGCTGCGCGTCGGTGACCGGCTCTCGGTCGAGGCCGATCTGTTCCGTTCGGTGTGGACTCACCTCCAGTCGGATTATCTCGAGGCGAACGGGCTCACCGCCACGCACAATGTCGGCGACGCGGTGATTCCGGGGGCGGAACTCGCGGTGGAATGGCGGGCCATGTCCGCGTGGCACATCAAAGGCGGTGCGACCTGGCAACGCCCCCGTCTCGATCGCGCGATGAACGGCAAGCATCTCATCAAGGACGCGCGGCTGCCGGTGGTGCCAGATCTGTCGGCGCGGCTCGAGATACGGCGCGACTTCACCGCCGGCGCGTGGCGAATCTCGCCGTATGCGGCGGCGAACTACACCGGCGCATCGCGGCTGAGCTTCGATGCCGGGCTCGACCGTCACATGCCGGGCTATGGCCTTGTCCGCACCGGGGTCGCCGCCGTCTCGGACGCGCTGACGGTGCGGCTCGACATCGACAATATGTTCGACGCGCGCGCTGACACCTTCGCGTTCGGCAATCCGTTCTCGGTGCGGACCACGCCGCAATTCACCCCGGCGCGCCCACGCGCCATCACCGTCTCGGTGTCGCACCACTTTTAG
- a CDS encoding FecR family protein, protein MTDAITEAAARWHAAQDDDTMDWDGFTEWLEESPAHRDAYDAVALLDDRIDRAIPALRDLLPEAQPVGPRRHLRVVGWSAAAAALLVGAIGFSTWQTTQPGTAEIALYRAPAGQTRAVALASGSRATLAPGATLRVSNGAQVALEGKGYFEIRHDPAHPFTVTAGAYQIRDIGTRFEVVSDAGMLRVAVAEGTVGVTSRTANGEVVVGAGKTLTAFAADQLAEVRTTSPAPMAAWRGGHFSYDNEPLGLVAADISRYAGAPVLIDGVLARRRFSGIIAPGSRAVMVRNLEQLTGLDGTTEGDAIRLGDRTGG, encoded by the coding sequence ATGACCGACGCGATCACGGAGGCCGCCGCGCGCTGGCACGCCGCGCAAGATGACGACACGATGGATTGGGACGGCTTCACGGAATGGCTGGAAGAAAGTCCGGCGCACCGGGACGCCTATGACGCCGTCGCTCTCCTCGACGATCGGATCGATCGCGCGATCCCGGCGCTGCGCGACCTGCTGCCCGAGGCGCAGCCCGTCGGCCCACGCCGGCACCTCCGCGTTGTCGGCTGGAGCGCGGCTGCGGCTGCGCTGTTGGTCGGCGCGATCGGTTTCAGTACATGGCAGACTACGCAACCCGGCACCGCGGAGATCGCGCTGTACCGCGCTCCGGCCGGGCAGACCCGCGCGGTCGCGCTCGCCAGCGGCTCGCGCGCGACGCTCGCCCCCGGCGCGACGCTGCGCGTCTCGAATGGCGCGCAGGTCGCGCTGGAGGGCAAAGGCTATTTCGAGATCCGGCACGATCCTGCGCACCCGTTCACGGTGACGGCCGGGGCGTACCAAATCCGCGACATCGGCACCCGCTTCGAAGTGGTGTCGGACGCGGGCATGCTGCGCGTCGCGGTCGCGGAAGGGACCGTGGGGGTAACCTCCCGTACCGCGAACGGCGAGGTCGTGGTCGGGGCCGGCAAGACGCTTACCGCGTTCGCCGCCGATCAGCTCGCCGAAGTGCGCACCACCTCGCCCGCGCCGATGGCCGCGTGGCGGGGTGGACACTTCAGCTATGACAACGAACCTTTGGGGTTGGTGGCGGCCGACATATCCCGCTATGCGGGCGCTCCGGTGCTGATCGACGGCGTCCTGGCGCGGCGGCGATTCTCCGGGATCATCGCGCCGGGGTCGCGGGCGGTCATGGTCCGTAATCTGGAGCAATTGACGGGTCTCGATGGCACGACCGAAGGCGACGCGATCCGTCTTGGCGACCGCACTGGCGGTTAG
- a CDS encoding RNA polymerase sigma factor — MTFDGAGTHDARLWSCPAPQSGPNTATLFVEGYRPVTTHPSGLMQIYQESRGELLRFLTARVGDRAEAEDLLHDLWLRIQSADAGPIANGRSYLYRAAQNLVLDRARARQRRLVRETAWSGHGDDHAEPADPRADIEALIAAREDAAALAAAMAKLPEKAGQVFRLHKIDGLPHAEIAARLGISRSGVEKHIATAMTHLRRALDGGTA, encoded by the coding sequence ATGACCTTTGACGGCGCGGGCACGCACGATGCCCGTCTCTGGTCTTGCCCGGCCCCGCAAAGCGGGCCAAACACCGCCACCTTGTTTGTCGAGGGATACCGGCCCGTTACCACGCACCCGTCCGGACTCATGCAGATCTACCAGGAGTCGCGTGGCGAGCTGCTGCGTTTCCTGACGGCACGTGTCGGCGACCGCGCCGAGGCGGAAGATCTGCTTCACGACCTTTGGCTGCGTATCCAGAGCGCGGACGCCGGGCCGATCGCCAATGGCCGGTCATATCTCTACCGGGCCGCGCAGAATCTGGTGCTTGACCGGGCGCGGGCGCGCCAACGCCGGTTAGTCCGCGAAACGGCATGGTCGGGCCACGGCGACGACCATGCCGAACCGGCCGATCCGCGCGCCGACATCGAGGCGCTGATCGCCGCGCGCGAGGATGCCGCAGCGCTCGCCGCCGCGATGGCGAAGCTGCCCGAGAAGGCCGGGCAGGTGTTCCGCCTGCACAAGATCGACGGACTGCCGCACGCCGAAATCGCGGCGCGGCTCGGCATCAGCCGGAGCGGCGTGGAAAAACATATCGCAACCGCCATGACGCATCTGCGCAGGGCGCTCGACGGGGGCACCGCATGA
- a CDS encoding glycosyltransferase family 2 protein produces the protein MVRIGTARGRNCAWSVVLPFFNEAEHLADTIAGLASQSAPFELILVDNGSTDGSAEIASAAARRFGLDWRLLVQRRPGKVSALAMGLAAVGTRWVATCDADTWYPPHYLEAAGALLARDGCVAAGAYYVRTDQPVEKAERAARKILLASRLLPGQCHTGGAGQVFDTAALRLAGGFDPARWNLVLEDHEIIHQMLKQGRVAYAETLWCAPSPRERKRPSTRWTLLERIAYHLLSDSVGDWFFTGFLGPRLARRRLTSERLRETPTPVWQPQQLAA, from the coding sequence ATGGTTCGGATCGGCACTGCGCGGGGGCGCAATTGCGCGTGGAGCGTCGTGCTACCTTTCTTCAACGAGGCGGAGCATCTCGCCGATACGATTGCCGGTCTGGCCAGCCAGAGCGCGCCGTTCGAGCTGATTCTGGTCGATAACGGCAGCACCGACGGCAGCGCGGAGATCGCGAGCGCCGCCGCGCGCCGGTTCGGTCTCGACTGGCGGTTGCTGGTGCAGCGGCGGCCGGGCAAGGTCTCGGCGCTGGCGATGGGGCTTGCCGCGGTCGGGACGCGGTGGGTCGCCACCTGCGACGCCGATACCTGGTATCCGCCGCACTATCTCGAAGCCGCCGGCGCGTTGCTCGCGCGCGATGGCTGCGTCGCGGCGGGCGCCTATTACGTCCGCACCGATCAGCCGGTCGAAAAGGCCGAGCGCGCCGCGCGGAAGATCCTGCTCGCCTCCCGCCTGCTGCCCGGCCAGTGCCACACCGGCGGCGCCGGTCAGGTGTTTGACACCGCCGCGCTCCGCCTCGCCGGCGGCTTCGATCCCGCGCGCTGGAATCTGGTGCTGGAGGATCACGAGATCATCCACCAGATGCTCAAACAGGGCCGCGTCGCGTATGCGGAGACTTTGTGGTGCGCGCCCTCCCCGCGCGAGCGCAAGCGCCCCTCGACACGCTGGACGCTGCTCGAGCGCATCGCTTATCATCTGTTGTCCGACAGCGTGGGAGACTGGTTCTTCACCGGCTTCCTCGGCCCCCGCCTCGCCCGCCGCCGGCTGACCAGCGAACGCCTGCGCGAGACGCCGACGCCGGTCTGGCAACCCCAGCAGCTCGCGGCCTGA